A region of Paenibacillus sp. JNUCC-31 DNA encodes the following proteins:
- a CDS encoding response regulator transcription factor → MIQGRTILIVDDEPRTREGIRKTLEGWSTGRNEIRTAASGVEAVAWLQDRTADLLITDVRMPEFSGLSLVEAVQHFPSKPVVLIMSGHADFQYAQQAIKLGVVDYLLKPIEKEQLIQTVEKALQLGDEQRRIQTMQKLVDPKLLDAKERGDQRLSPQISEAVAYVESHLSEHVTLREIAGMLHVNSSYFSVLFKEQTGINFSEYLTRTRIQRAKEMLVQTHLPISEIAEQVGYQTDKYFIKVFKSLEGLSPSKYRHSITAQKEE, encoded by the coding sequence ATGATTCAAGGTAGAACCATTCTTATCGTTGATGATGAGCCACGTACACGAGAAGGGATTCGCAAGACGCTGGAAGGTTGGTCAACCGGTCGGAATGAGATCCGAACAGCTGCAAGTGGAGTCGAGGCGGTGGCATGGCTCCAGGACCGGACGGCAGATCTTTTGATTACAGATGTTCGGATGCCTGAATTCTCCGGCCTGTCTCTTGTTGAAGCCGTACAGCACTTTCCAAGCAAGCCTGTCGTGTTGATTATGTCAGGGCACGCCGATTTTCAGTATGCACAGCAGGCCATCAAGCTCGGCGTGGTAGATTATTTGCTTAAACCAATTGAGAAAGAGCAGCTGATACAGACGGTAGAGAAGGCGCTGCAGCTCGGTGATGAGCAGCGGCGTATTCAGACCATGCAGAAGCTGGTTGATCCCAAGCTGCTGGATGCCAAGGAACGGGGAGACCAGAGACTTAGTCCCCAGATCAGTGAAGCTGTTGCTTATGTGGAATCGCATCTGAGCGAACATGTCACCCTGCGGGAAATTGCAGGTATGCTGCACGTGAACTCAAGTTATTTTAGCGTGCTGTTCAAGGAGCAGACCGGAATCAATTTTAGCGAATATCTGACACGTACACGAATTCAGCGGGCCAAAGAGATGCTCGTTCAGACGCATTTGCCAATCTCGGAGATTGCCGAACAGGTCGGCTATCAGACCGATAAATATTTTATTAAGGTATTCAAAAGCCTCGAAGGGCTCAGTCCTAGCAAATACAGACATTCCATTACGGCTCAAAAAGAGGAATAA